The following is a genomic window from Xenopus laevis strain J_2021 chromosome 2L, Xenopus_laevis_v10.1, whole genome shotgun sequence.
tactttgagggtttactggtatatttagatgaacctttctgataatgcttacttagttttaacctttccttctcctttaatgatattaTTGGTTATAATCGCAGCTTAGTGAAGtcaattctgtcacatgactcactgaaacttgtgtattataataaataaagtcacctgttgtaaaatatgaggatattagaagtcacttcagaattccatgacctgtataaaagcactgggCCTTAgggcctcttgcttttatatggtcatgtaactcctcagtaactaataatatccttatattttacaagagggggtactttattcactatataattacattataattggACTGTGGAACTCTGAGCATTAACATCATCCTTAGGAATGAAAAAAGTatgacattaaaggaattgttcagtgtaaaaataaaaactgggtaaataaataggctgtgcaaaataaaaaatgtttctaatatagttagttagccaaaaatgtaatgtataaaggctggagtgattttatatataacatgtcagtcagatcactacttcctgcttttcagctctcttggtttacactgactggttaccctggctaccaggcagtaaccaatcagagacttgagggggggccacatgggtcatatctgttgcttttgaatctgagctgaatgctgaggatcaattacaaactcactgaatagaaatgtaccatgtggccccccttcaagtcgctgactagctcagagttatagagctgaaaagcagggagttggattctggctgttttattagacatctgttcactccagcctttatacattacatttttggctaactaactatattagaaatattttttattttgcacagcctatttatatacacagtttttattttcacactgaactattcctttaaaagggaaaaaacagcTGAGTTGAAGATTTACATGACAtttattcccctttaaatgcatagTGCAACCTGATGACCAGAAAGCAGTTTCTCTTTGCATAGAGCAGTTATCATTATTGTGACAAAGTGATTTGCAATTAAATTCTTATCAAATTAAAAGGCATGTTTCTAAAACATCAGCATAGTTTTGTTAACTAAAACTCAATCAATGGCTTCTATAAATGTTGGAACTGTCTATAAAGCTtagaaaagcttcaaaagcaATGTCAAAATAGTTCTTGAAATGATAAAACTGCACTGAAATCATTGAATTACTGCATTCTAGAattgtatttagaattttttcattattcaaaatgtatatttgGGTTAATATCCCCTTTAACTATACTACTAGTTGGTAAAATAATAGTGAGAGtggttgtaaaatattttttcaaatgaaatCATGAGATTTCAGCAGGTCTGAACGGCAAAACAACAGATGTCACACTTTTTCATCTGTAGAAGAAAAGGGTTGAATTTAAATTCCATCAAACTTTAGTGTAAATGGAAGGTGTCATCAGAAGTTGATCATTTTTGCCCAAATTCAACCTTCTAAACACAGCCCTAAAGATTGAACAATGAGGATTCAGCACAACGTGAATCACACAAATGCTATTGTACTGACGCACCCCCAAAGCAAATCTCGAGTTCTACTTTGATCACAGTATTGTGTTCAGCCTTTCAGTGTCaactgttaattaaaaaaaaccctaaccccctgAACACAGGCTATAACTCTGCTGTACAAGACATTGCAGAAAGGACGCTGAAAAGAAACTGCTGCAGGCATAGTACAGCGCCCTCTATAGTTGTACCAGTGGTAAAggcacagatactgtatatacagtatgctacaCAAGGAATCTCTCTGAATTGCCATTTAGGttaaaactataaaattatatttttgcttaAAATCCACAACTTTATGATATTCTGTTAAAGGGGAGAAGGCAATACAGGACACAGACGACACAACTGTGAACCACATGACCTAGAATTTGCTCTAAGAAGAGTCTACAGAAATCGTCACAATGTTAACTGTCCATATAAAGACTATGGTGCAGaggcatttctattttttctaggAAACCTTTCATCATTTCATTTTAacaatgtgtttattatttttcatcaaCAAGTCAATAATGGAGCAGTACataaaattccaaaatattgaatatagaagtatacaaatataataaaaaagtaatgatCTTCATGAACAAACTTAGAGCAATAGAGATCCAACttaaatcataaaaagaaatcttgaaacaaaaaaaaaatgattacataagagcaaagaaaaatacatgaaataaaagcATCAAAGCACCTGGAACATTAAATGGGAAATAATTAGATAGTTTCCGTGAAAACCTTTCATAATTACACAGTAACGTAGAGAAGTACTTACATTGCCAATTACAAAGTTTCCATTTGTCCAAAGAACCACAGCCAGAAACATAAGTACCGGGCGTAGGAATGCAAATTGAAACGTACCCAGCTTCAGGATGAATAAAGTCCGTCTACAAATGGGACAGAGAgcacagttttgttaatgaatttaaataataattttaagaaTGGGCAAGTACAATACTGGATTGCGGTagctatttactaaacctcgaatttatctggttgcgatttttggggcaaaaacttgactttttttgtggaaaaaaactaaaatttttcaagatttataataccccgatgtggcaaaaagcctgaatctgaaaatccgccatctcagacccgACGAGGTccaatataagtcaatgggagaagcaccAATATCGATTTGAAGTTAATGTGGTTTGCGCtgagtttagcctgaaaatctgaatttttgggggggtttcggcaaaaactcaaaaaaaattattttattttagctctATTGAGTTTTTCAGCAATCCAATTAATTTACCttattttagtaataaataaggtcaaatcaagtATGGGAGtaggttgtggtttttttaaataaaatatgattttaggaaataaccccctaaaagttcagTTAATACATATTCATTTCCCTTTTGGTCATACGGTAACTCTACAAGCACACTCACACTTGCATGTGCAAGGGCAAAAGCCAAGAGCATTTAAATGAACTTGTGTCAATACAGCTCCTCTAAATTGTGCCTGGTTGATAACACCAGTCGCTTTCCTTTCTGTAAATAAGGTGCAAGGTAAACGAATCCAAGGGAGCCCTGGACCTGACACCTGTCTAGGACTGTTTATCAGTTGCTGGTACTTCCATTTCTAATGACCAATGCCATGTTGTGGTCCTATAGGAGTTTATACCTGAgtgagctctctctctctctctggtgtgCCAGTATTATATATTCTGAATCCATACTGACCTCCTATATTCCTTGCTTATTATTTTGGATGATGCGAGGGTGCACTGGTGAGGTATGTCCGGAAATTTGAACCTCCATTTATGCCATCAAAATGAATACACATCTGGCACAACATGGACACCATTTAGTATCTGGATTGCTTTATCATGTGAATGCTGTGGTGTGTGCTACTTAGTAAAACACTCCTTATACCAGTTCTTGTTTTCTACACACTActcacttttttttccattttgctttagttaaaatgtattttaaaaaaaagcaaataatatatactgtattaccgTATTACTAATTATCGAATATCATTATATGGTGCTTAACTCCATGTTGGGATTCCATGATACTGACCTGTTGATGTCTGTATGGGGCAGGCACAGGCAACAGCAGCAGAAGGGACCAGTGCTAATCTTGAGCTTCGTATCACCAAATTTGCTCAGAAATTCTTTTCTTCCTCCACATTCATTTACCAGCATGAGCTGAAACTTGTGTACTAACATCGCAAGGAACCTGTAGAAAGCGGGTTAAAATGAATTGCATGAATATGTGCACGTGAATACTGTTACTTCCTTTAGAGTTACCTACTGATGTTATAATAGTGAAGTAAAAGTTATATGAAAAGCAGATAAAAACCATCACTAGCAGACATGAGATGTATTATCTAAAATgcataggacctggggttttccagacaaggggtCTTTTGGATAACTATGTTTTATCTGAAagcatttaagcattaaataaacccaataggattgtttatgCAGCTTAGATTGAATCAAGTCAGTGTCAAATGAGGATATCAGGGGCCCACAAGAAAAGCCTTAGACCTTTGGGTTACTCTTCTCacacctctcctcactcaacctcttcattctcctattctcttttctttacatactataatttatacTTCCATGACTATTTCCTCTTTGTTTTCCTACAAAAACAGGGAATGActgtgaaataggccaaatgattaggagcagagggaccactgacaccagGGCCTACCTGGAGCTTTCCTGGTATTCTGAAGGACCAGTCCATTACACATTTCAAACTTCAAAAACACCCCTATCTCAAAATTCTTTCAATGACCTgacttaattagtgatgggcgaataaatttgacaggcatggattcacggtgaGTTTCCGCTTTTCAACGCCCACGAATAAATAAATGTGGCGAAAATTtgcagcgacaaaaaaaattgtcatgcatcgaaattgtgtgcataaaaattgctgcGCGCCAAAATTATTTAGACGTCCACTGACTGTAATTCATTTTGACAAAATTGTCTAATTGTCTAAATttgtctaaattattttgacgcccattgacttcaatgcgtttcacaaatttcttgctgtttcgcaaatttttcagtgaatcgaaacgggacagattcgcccatcacctaTGCCCTGTTTGCATGCACTCTGCCAAGACTTGACCAGAGCCGTATTCTTTGTAATTCAGCAGAGAGatcttcagtagtgatgggcgaatttgggctgttttgcttcgccgaaaaactcGAAACGGTGAAAatgcgccagcatccaaaaaaaacgCAGGCCGGCCGAATTTTCtcggcggtttcgcgaatttatgaCAACTGTGCTTAATAAATAAGTCAAGTCATTTGGTTATTATTGCCAGATGAGAGGCATagacaatgggaaggtgaccacaAATGGTCTACACATGTACCCAGTGTCCAAGTGCCTGGTCTGAACAGGTTTCATCATTACACCCTtataacacagtaaaaaaaaaacttccttaaAAATGCTAAAACTTACACAGAGGCGGTGAAGTCTGTAAACATGGTGCTACGTGGAATCCACATTCCAAAGCAGGACGTGGTTGAaatcatctaaaaaataaaagacagacAAAATGGGTAATGCTGAGCATACAGAGGCAATGTAATTATATGGAGTAATTCAATGAAAGTCACACCGTTTgcactaggtctagtaacccatagcaaccaaaccaGATATTATTTTACAAACAGGTGGCCACTAATGCCACCtgttgattgattgctatggttgTGATTTTTAGCACGCAGTATTTGACTCTTATAGAGTActggtgtgggatccgttatccagaaacctgttatccagaaagttctgaattatggaaaggccatctcccataggctcctttttatccaaatattcaaagtttttaaaaattatttaatttttctctgtaataataaaacagtagcttgtacttgatcccgactaagatataattaatgcttattgaaagcaaaaccagcctattggcctatttaatgtttacatgattttctagtagacttaagaagatctagaattacagaaagaagacctaaattgcagaaagatccgttatctggaaaaccccaggtcccgagcattctggataacaggtcccatacctgtactacattctTTACTAAATCAATTTCAAGCCAGTGAATCCTTTGACATGCTAATCTGGCTACACACTATGCAGTCATCAAGCAATCCAATTGTTAGGCTCTGGGTCAAGTGGTAAATTCCTATGCATTGTAGACACCTATTAATGTCAAATGTAACAATCAGGTTCTTTCTTCTTAACTTTCTTTTCTCctatttaaacattgtttttttttattagaagtcCAGCATAAACAAACAAGTTATTTCACTCTTGTAACAATACAATTTTGTCATTCAATGTTGCATATAGACATTTGTCCAATAAAGTGTTGATTTATACAAGAAAGTGCACATTGTCATGTCTTTAAGCTTATTTAAAGCATGTTGAGCTGTAAGATTTGGTAAGATGAGGTGGTGGCATTCACATCTCTATAGCAACCACTACATCTAAATCAATAGGTGCTGGATATTCCTTTAATTTtaactaataaaaacaaaacaaacaataagaTTAATTagaattaaacattaaacatgcccccttttttttttttttttttttcccttcgaTGTATAGAGCGTGGGATATCCATAGTCGCCCAAGAGTTGGTGAGTCCTGGGAGGCAGCTGCGATCTTGTTATGCGGGAGTCATTGTTGCTAAGACTAATGGGTTGGTGCCACGTAGGCAATCTAAGTCATACCACGGGGTGTATCGAAAAGTAGAGATTGTAAGTTGTCTAATGTCAGACGAAAGGCTTAAGATGTAGGAGGTCCAGGTGTTGAAAAACCTATCAGTAtgggtatttttatttatggaagcttccagccagtccatatgaaatAGGAAATGAAGCTTGTTCTTAACCAAGTTTATAGATGGTGAGGTGGGAGAAAGCCATTCTTGTAGTATAGCTTTTCTTGTTGCTGCAGCTAATCTTTCTGCTAATGCTCTATTGGCTTTAGATATTTGTTGTGTCCCCCTGACTTTGCTAAATAGGGCCCATTCTATATTTGGTTCAAATGTTTGCTTGGTTAATGATTGCCAGTATTTGTATACGTCtaaccaaaatgtattgataactGGGCAAGATCATATACAATGCAGTAGTGTGGCGTCTGTTCCAGAGCATCTAAGACATGTTGGGTTGGGTAATATGCCCATTTTGTATCTCTTTAGGGGGGTCAGGTAGGATTGGTGTAGTATTTGTAGGGCCATGATCTGGTATTGGCTAGACGGTATTGTTCTCATAGAGTGAGAATGAAGTTTAACAAAATCTGTTGCGGTGATAGTCGATATAGCTTCTGACCATTTCCCAAAGGGGGTATCATTTAACAAGGGATCTGGGGTCACCCTAATGAGTTTGTGGATAGAAGATGTAGAGTGTATGGTATTAGCTCCTTTCCATATATGATTCAGAGGATTAGACATATCTTGGTCTGTCATCCTGTGTAGGACATCTCTCACATAGTGAGACGCTTGAAGGTAATAGAAATATTGGCCACGGAGGGAAGGGAACTTGGCGGAGGCTTCTGGGTACGTCATAACAGTTAAGTTTTTGGTTAATATGTCTCTGACACAGTAAATGCCTTCTTTGCGCCAGTTGTTAAAGACATTTGTTAGTAAGCCACTTGGGAAATTTTTATTATCAGTCCATGGTAGATATAATGAAAGAGATTGTGTGGCTTTCCATCTGTGGCGTACATTTCTCCAAGCTTTGTATGTGTTAATAAATAAAggattgtttttttgtgtttgtgtgagttCCAGAGGTGAGATGTGGATCAGAGAGTTCAGGTATGTAGTTCCCATGATTTTGGACTCTAAGTTTGCATTGCTATACGTGTCTGTATCATAGATCCAGTCTCCAATGTGACGTAGCAAAGATGCTTCATTATAGTCTTACGCCTCCATTTATTTTAGGATGTTGGAGTTTGAGTAAGGCTATCCTTGGTCTTTTTCCCCCCCAAATAAACTTTCTGAATAGTTTGTTTATTAGCTTTTGATCTGATTGTTTTAAGTAATAAGGTAACATCTGGATTTTGTATAAAAGCTTAGGAAAGTATACCATTTTAATAAGGTATGCCCTTCCCAAAAAAGAGAGACTTAGTGTTTTCCAATTTGCTAGGTCATTCTGGATGTCGGATATGGTTTGACTTATGTTTAGTTTGTAAGTGTCCGTATGGTGGTTCGTAAATTTGATGCCTAGATAGGTAATGTGGTGTTGTGCTTTTTTGAAGGGGATGTCTTGTGTCCAGTCCGTGGGTATGGTGTGTTTTAGTTTGATGGCTTCAGATTTATCATAGTTTATTTTTAGACCAGAGAAAGTGGCATATCTATTAATAGTTTCCATGACGACAGGAATATCGTGGTAGCGAATGCTATTATTTTATGATGTGTTTGTCCAATGGTAAGACCTtgatatttgtggttttgagctAAGTGTCTGAGCAATGGGTCCAGCGCTATGTTGAAAAAGAGAGGGGATAGGGGACAACCTTGTCTGGTCCCTTTACGTATGGGGAATCTATCAGAGTTTATGTTATTCACTGTGAGAAAAGCCGACGGGGAGGTGTATAGGTTACGGAATAGTTTTAATAATTGATGACCGAAGTGTTGAAATTTAAGTAGTCTAAGAAGGTGGGCATGGTATATccgatcaaatgctttttctgcatctAGATTTACTAATATTCCGTGTTTACGTTTCTccatgttatgtatatatatagatgccaGAATTTGGCGATTGGCTTTCACAGAATGTCTGCCTTTTGTGAAGCCTAATTGGATTGGAGACAAGATTCTAGGTAATATTAGTTGTAATCTATCTGCCATTATTTTTGAGAGTAGTTTTAAGTCTTGATTTAAGAGGGAGATAGGTCGATAAGATTGTGGGTTAGTGGGGTCTCTGTCTTTTTTGGGGAGGAGAATTATACGGGCCTCATTTGCTTCTGGCCACAATGGAAGGCCTTGAAGCGTGTTGTTGAAGAGGGTCTGGAGTGTTGGCGTGACATCAGGTGCTAGGATTTTGTAAAATTCAGCTCTGAGGCCGTCTGGACCAGGGGATTTTCCTAATTTTAGGGTTTTAATAGTCTGTAAAATTTCACTTTCCGTTATTGGTGCATCTAGTATGTTCCTTTCCTCTATTGTAAGTTTGGGTAAATTTGCTTCTCGCAAAAAAGCGAGTCCCTCTTCGGGATTGGGTTCTGTGgcataaaaattttgaaaatattgagCCATCGTTTTGGTAATTTGTGTGGGAGATGTAATCCATTTTTGATTACCCTGAAGTTTATGAATATATGTTTGTGGGCTTTGTTGTTTGATGATTCTCGCTAACAATTTACCTGTTTTGTTTCCCCATCTAAAGTATTTATTACGTATGTGGTCTATGTTTAGTTGTGCTCTTTCTGTTAACAGAACatcaaaaagttttttgatttCGTTATATTCCTCTTGTCTTTTCTCCTATTTAGCTTTCATTTCAAAACGGATGCCTGGTTGATAAATCCAATGCAACCAGTTTTTCATGCCAAAACCTGAAAGctgtacataaataatataaaacaaagaaaacaaagaccCGTTGCAAATCGTCTTTAAATTGCCCGCTGTTTATTTATACCACACTAAAATTGAAGGTGAGCTGAACCCTTCTGAAATACTACTGTCATTATAAAATTACTGCTgaagttgttatgttttggtagtcgaggatgagtagagtatagcagtgctttattagcagactcatgcagccattacacaacaggaagcaactctaacaccacaggaagcaactctaacaccacaagctgtatagaaagtctgcacagtataagtcttgagcacagtgacatctacaggccatttgtataaacaccacatattccccctatagtaggaaagcatttggacaaacgTTTCATAGTGATGCCCATATGGGAAATAATTATAAGACTAAaacaattaaagggattgtttcaTGGCATAACTCCTGTAGCTGGTTATGGACTTACCATGGCTCCTGCATTTATCCAAATGATTAAGTAATATTTGTGGCTAGGAATTTTTCTGTACATATAGTAAGCTTCTTCCAAAAACACCAACAGTGTTACGAGCGTCATTAATGTTAACATAGCAAAGAGCAATATACCAGTCGTATCAAGACCTGGAAGAAGAAACAGAACAATGGCTTTTTTAGTTTGCTTGTAGTATTCCACACTTATTTATACTCTGATTGACAAGTTAAAGTCTGTTGGTATGATTTGTTTCTCAACATGtacacaagatatatatatatatatatatatatatatatatatatatatatactgtatatataaatatggacaTTTATAATGGAGCTGCGAggtcagggacatctgccattgacttcgacaggtttgagattgtgtattttcagattcagatttttagcaaatttggggtataacaaatctctaaaaattcaagtttttatttttctgcaaaaaattcaagttttccccctaaaaaactggACCCCCTAAATGTCCATCCTATGTATTACAGTGCTTAGATATTGTTGACATTATCCTAAATGAAGGCACTTGAGATTTGCAGGTCTGTGTATTTTATGTTGAAATTCCTGTAGACCTGCTGTACACAATTAACTAATTGGCAAACAAACTGATTCAGTAGGTAATGAGGGACTTTCCCTGCTCTGGTGAAGTATTGGAAGGGTGAATGTAATGGGGTTTCTAGGGTAGAAGAAAGTTCAAGATCATTAGAGGAGCAAAGTGGTCGATTGTAAACATTCCtggtagggatgcaacgaatccacaattttggattcggccgaacccccgaatccttcgcgaaagattcggccgaataccaaaccgaatccgaatctaatttgcatatgcaaattatgggttggaaggggaaaacgatttttatttccttgttttgtgacaaaaaatcacgcaatttccctcccgcccctaatttgcatatgcaaattagaatttggattcggtgcatccctaattcctggGGATAAGGCTTGAAATGGAAGGTGGAGCATTGTTATTGAGGGCTTTGTAGGTGAATGTGAGGACATTAAATTTAAGGCAACAATGTATTGGGagccagtgcagggatttgcAGAAATGTGCAGCAGAAATGGATTAAGGAGAATAAGGTGCCAAATCAAGTATGACCAAAAAGCAAACCTTTGTACTAGAACGATGATAGAATTGTTTACAGTAACAGACAATGATGGTGTAGTGCCTGCGTGTGTGTTTATGGGAATACAATCAGTTCTGTTTAAAAAACAGAGAAGGCATACAAGAGGACTTGTTTCTTTGCCTTCACTGTCCAATTACATCTGTTTTATGCCAATTGCTTTGTTTCCCATATCCATCCACACGTTGTTATACATAAATGAAGAAATTGCGGTAAGACTTGAGGGATGTGCGTGCAGTTGTCATGTATTTTGGGCTAGTCCCAACTTATATGGAACTTGTGCATCTGCCAAGAAAAACAtatacaccaatatttttaaagtaGTTTTCCATGTATCCGTAGTATAGTACTTACTGAATAATAAGATCATATTAGCAtgattttttgcaaattattggttagatttgcattttaaaaatgatgcagATTGTGCAAAAATGTGCTATGTGTTTTCCAAAATCTTCAttaaatgaaatggaaaaaaccTAAAGCCTAATTTACAACACAAATGCAATCACCCACAaaacagtattttctttttataattgcaGCATATTTTCACGTCACTAACATGTTGTGGTATGTAATACACGTGTGCCAAGCCACATTGAGCACTGGTAGTGGAGGCAAGATTGAGCTGCTGCACCTGTTCAGAATATTAAATAGGCTTGTATGGTTATTTAGGAATAGGTGCACTGTCCTTGGAATTCAGGTTTGCAACTGGAGAGGGTTTGCACATTGGTACGGCACCCTTCAAAATGTTGTATTGTTTTGCCCTTTAAAGCCATACAACAATCTTGTGAGTCACACTGCACATTCAGTTTCTGTACAAACTCACCAACACTAAGACCCCGAAGACCCTGATAACTTCAATTAAGGATAGgtgcctctctcattgacttaaacaggacctcaacaggtaaAAATTGTCAAGTTTTCTTTATTctaactgtaataaataaccccctaaggggtgATTGACAAGTCACCCTCAAATAATCTGTATTACAGTGTTTTGATTAATTTCTAAGAGTTTACACAGAACATTTCCCAGCCAACTGAATAAaacttataaaatgtttaaaatcttGCAATACAAAAGCCAATTAACGACTTTGCTGTGCTTACAAACACCTATATGTGCTACATACACAACCCTCTGGTTTTAGAGTTTATTATGTCAGTCTGACTTATTAGCTCAGTGCCCCTGTTAACTTATACAAAGGTATATAGAATCTTAAATCTTGGTATCATGtgtctatatactgtacttaaataTAGACAATAGCATGATTGACCCCTTATAGGAGTCATTGTCTTAATGCTCATACCTCCATAGTCATAGGTGGAGAATAATGATAATTTAGAAAGTCCTTCCAAAACTGTTATATATTCTGATATAGTCCAGTAGAAAGCCTTCAATTAGAAGCCTCAAATAAAATATAACTAGTGAAATAACCAAATCACATGTAATAAAGGCAGAGCTGAACTACAATGCGCTGCTCCAACACTGCTATCCAAAGCTGGACCTGAGAGTTGCACTTACTTTGCAAGATTTCATAGGAGTAAGGAGCATCCCTGGTTCTACAGATGGGGTTGACTGGTGGTTGGGTAGCATTTTCCTGAGGATCCATTTATTTAGTTTGTTTCAGGATTGTTCTTATTCAGTTTCCCTGCTGGTTAGTGACTCCCCTAAGCTTTCCTTGTGCCTTGCTGCCCAGCTCCTGTGTGTGAATATGAGATACAGAACAATAAAGTTCCGCTCTATCTTTGCCCAAGCACTGAGGATCTTGGGATAAAAAAGGCCTTAAGCCAGGAGGATACTGTGTGTGCTGTGCGGAACAGGACCGTCTCTCCTAAACACTACTTCTTATATCCTGTGGGACAAGTGCAAAGGCACATCCAGATAAA
Proteins encoded in this region:
- the LOC108707985 gene encoding organic solute transporter subunit alpha, which codes for MDPQENATQPPVNPICRTRDAPYSYEILQSLDTTGILLFAMLTLMTLVTLLVFLEEAYYMYRKIPSHKYYLIIWINAGAMMISTTSCFGMWIPRSTMFTDFTASVFLAMLVHKFQLMLVNECGGRKEFLSKFGDTKLKISTGPFCCCCLCLPHTDINRRTLFILKLGTFQFAFLRPVLMFLAVVLWTNGNFVIGNSSLNNATMWINFAIAIMTITALWAVGVLFNLVKNTLNDQNIVPKFAVYQFTVILSQLQTAVINVLGTMGIIGCVPPLPGSSRASYMNQQLLIMEMFLVTVVCRVLYRRRYDEGENLIENLETNDNLQNSMVYVNPKALEDGPYST